A genomic window from Gossypium hirsutum isolate 1008001.06 chromosome D12, Gossypium_hirsutum_v2.1, whole genome shotgun sequence includes:
- the LOC107940651 gene encoding casparian strip membrane protein 2: protein MKGIAGESGETSNEATPVNSNINGVAILEFILRFLAAGGTLGSAMAMGTTEETVPLFPQSILLNAKYSDLPMFTFFVIANSVACAYLVFSLPLSFYYIIRRAAKHSRIVLVTFDTAMLGLVTAGASAATSIVYLAHKGNVNANWLSICQQLDSFCERTSGSLISSFASAFLLMLMIISSAIAISLS from the exons ATGAAGGGAATAGCCGGTGAATCTGGTGAAACATCCAACGAGGCAACCCCAGTAAACTCCAACATCAATGGGGTTGCTATACTAGAATTCATACTCAGATTCCTTGCTGCTGGAGGAACACTAGGGAGTGCTATGGCCATGGGTACTACTGAAGAAACTGTTCCATTATTCCCTCAGTCCATCCTTTTGAATGCCAAATATAGTGATCTTCCCATGTTCAC GTTTTTTGTGATTGCCAATTCAGTTGCCTGTGCGTATCTTGTGTTTTCTCTTCCGCTTTCTTTCTACTATATCATCAGGAGAGCAGCCAAACACAGTCGAATTGTCTTGGTCACGTTTGACACG gCAATGCTGGGATTGGTGACGGCTGGTGCATCAGCTGCCACATCCATTGTGTATTTAGCACACAAAGGGAATGTTAATGCGAATTGGTTATCAATATGCCAACAGTTGGATTCCTTCTGTGAGCGCACGTCAGGATCACTAATTAGCTCTTTCGCTTCAGCATTTCTTCTCATGCTCATGATCATTTCATCTGCCATTGCCATCTCTCTCTCATGA
- the LOC107940647 gene encoding cyclic dof factor 1 isoform X1, whose amino-acid sequence MSELNDSSSIKLFGKMIPLLTFNQDETLVLDSSNGHLLSSSNSLGAVNSNHGLPLQAPIEDKEKNEEDDRGSRVPLSERKPSSLESSKNEEKSETNSQEKALKKPDKILPCPRCNSKETKFCYYNNYNVNQPRHFCKNCQRYWTDGGAMRNVPVGAGRRKTKSSSSSLHYHHVMISEAILGAQASAANQASGDSCVFTFGSDSSVFSLPRLPPSTLYRPGFPASFYSSPTYRPSVVPVATLSSASINQCAPNTERSSPSPTWPALGKHSRDEKGKPSADSNISERRASSNSKALRIGDDTEETAKSSMLATLRIKTKNTNSGIFDGFQSKTSDDRNYRLTTFSMLRANPAALSRSLHFHENT is encoded by the exons ATGTCTGAACTTAATGATTCTTCTTCCATAAAGCTGTTTGGCAAGATGATTCCATTACTGACATTCAACCAGGATGAAACTTTAGTCCTTGATTCTTCTAACGGACATCTTCTTTCTTCCTCTAATTCTTTAGGTGCTGTGAATTCTAATCACGGGCTTCCACTTCAGGCTCCCATCGAAGACAag gaaaaaaatgaaGAGGATGACCGTGGTAGTAGAGTCCCTTTATCTGAAAGAAAACCTTCATCGCTTGAAAGCTCTAAGAACGAAGAAAAAAGTGAGACAAATTCACAAGAAAAGGCATTGAAGAAGCCTGATAAGATACTTCCATGTCCCCGATGTAATAGCAAAGAAACCAAGTTTTGCTACTATAACAATTACAACGTGAACCAGCCGCGTCATTTCTGCAAAAACTGTCAAAGATACTGGACCGACGGAGGAGCCATGAGAAACGTGCCGGTCGGAGCCGGTCGTCGCAAGACCAAGAGCTCTTCTTCCTCTTTGCATTACCATCATGTTATGATCTCCGAAGCTATCCTTGGAGCTCAAGCAAGTGCTGCTAATCAAGCAAGTGGTGATAGTTGTGTTTTCACATTTGGTTCGGATTCTTCAGTATTCAGTCTTCCACGTTTGCCTCCGTCGACTCTCTACCGTCCTGGCTTTCCAGCATCCTTCTATTCATCACCAACATATCGCCCATCGGTTGTTCCAGTGGCCACCCTATCGTCAGCTTCCATCAACCAATGCGCTCCAAATACTGAACGCTCAAGTCCATCTCCAACTTGGCCAGCTCTGGGAAAACATTCAAGGGACGAAAAGGGAAAGCCCTCAGCAGACAGTAATATATCAGAAAGAAGAGCTTCTTCCAATTCAAAAGCTTTGAGGATTGGTGATGATACTGAGGAGACTGCAAAAAGCTCTATGCTGGCGACACTTCGGATTAAAACCAAGAACACCAATTCAGGAATCTTCGatggcttccaatccaaaaccaGTGATGATAGAAATTACAGACTAACAACATTCTCAATGCTGCGAGCTAACCCTGCTGCCTTGTCTCGATCACTCCACTTCCACGAAAACACATGA
- the LOC107940647 gene encoding cyclic dof factor 1 isoform X2 yields the protein MFLNLQEKNEEDDRGSRVPLSERKPSSLESSKNEEKSETNSQEKALKKPDKILPCPRCNSKETKFCYYNNYNVNQPRHFCKNCQRYWTDGGAMRNVPVGAGRRKTKSSSSSLHYHHVMISEAILGAQASAANQASGDSCVFTFGSDSSVFSLPRLPPSTLYRPGFPASFYSSPTYRPSVVPVATLSSASINQCAPNTERSSPSPTWPALGKHSRDEKGKPSADSNISERRASSNSKALRIGDDTEETAKSSMLATLRIKTKNTNSGIFDGFQSKTSDDRNYRLTTFSMLRANPAALSRSLHFHENT from the exons ATGTTTCTTAATCTTCAA gaaaaaaatgaaGAGGATGACCGTGGTAGTAGAGTCCCTTTATCTGAAAGAAAACCTTCATCGCTTGAAAGCTCTAAGAACGAAGAAAAAAGTGAGACAAATTCACAAGAAAAGGCATTGAAGAAGCCTGATAAGATACTTCCATGTCCCCGATGTAATAGCAAAGAAACCAAGTTTTGCTACTATAACAATTACAACGTGAACCAGCCGCGTCATTTCTGCAAAAACTGTCAAAGATACTGGACCGACGGAGGAGCCATGAGAAACGTGCCGGTCGGAGCCGGTCGTCGCAAGACCAAGAGCTCTTCTTCCTCTTTGCATTACCATCATGTTATGATCTCCGAAGCTATCCTTGGAGCTCAAGCAAGTGCTGCTAATCAAGCAAGTGGTGATAGTTGTGTTTTCACATTTGGTTCGGATTCTTCAGTATTCAGTCTTCCACGTTTGCCTCCGTCGACTCTCTACCGTCCTGGCTTTCCAGCATCCTTCTATTCATCACCAACATATCGCCCATCGGTTGTTCCAGTGGCCACCCTATCGTCAGCTTCCATCAACCAATGCGCTCCAAATACTGAACGCTCAAGTCCATCTCCAACTTGGCCAGCTCTGGGAAAACATTCAAGGGACGAAAAGGGAAAGCCCTCAGCAGACAGTAATATATCAGAAAGAAGAGCTTCTTCCAATTCAAAAGCTTTGAGGATTGGTGATGATACTGAGGAGACTGCAAAAAGCTCTATGCTGGCGACACTTCGGATTAAAACCAAGAACACCAATTCAGGAATCTTCGatggcttccaatccaaaaccaGTGATGATAGAAATTACAGACTAACAACATTCTCAATGCTGCGAGCTAACCCTGCTGCCTTGTCTCGATCACTCCACTTCCACGAAAACACATGA